The region ACCAGTACGATGCTGGTTGGGTGGGGGAGGAACAAGGTGGAGTAGCAACAGGAAGTCATTAAGCACCAGTTAATTTTACCAGCGTGTTCAttcatacatttatttacagaaGGAAAGAAAATCGTCATTCAAAGTGGTCTTTAGCGACCTCGAGTCGAAGCGGGGAAAACCGAGGACGTCCCAATAAGGGGACCCAATCTCACTTTCACAGGAAATGCTAAGGACAAATTTAAGGACACTTCAAAACAGTGCAACCCCCGGATAGCAGCATGCAAAAAGGCAGGGAGAATGCAAACACTGCTGCAACCGCAGAGGTATAAGGAGAACAGCTCCGCATGATGGAagtcagaattacccagaactGTACAGGCctggaaaaatacacaaaacaaaaaaaaacaaaaaaacacgcaGGCCCCATGCCAGAGAATCGCCCATGGTCTCCAAAAAAACAGTGATTCAACGATGTGACTCATAACTCAACCCAGTGCAAGGGCTAAATACCTCACTACTTATTCAGATGAACAAATTAAAGCTTAATCTCCACTGACGTATGACTGCGAACGAAAGTGCATCATATTGCCATTCAACAAGTTAGATTCCGCTCCCTATATCGCAAGACAGAAAACGGGAATAAACCATATGGCTGGTGTGTTGAGTGTCAGATGAAACCGGGCAACTGAGTCACATGTCACAGTCTCAAAACACATCTCTCTCACTTTTAGGCTTTGGAATTCTCAAGCAGCTAAAGCACATCTTTCCACAGATAAAGATCTCGGGGTTTCTGACACAAGGGTGGACAGTGTTCCCCTCCTTGGTACCCTCACGTGTCCTTCTAATGTCCTCGGATCAGCACGATGGGCATCCATGCCGAGGCTGTCAGAGGCCCAGCAGCATACGCCCACTGACGTCTGGCCCATTAATGCTGCATGAGCAGGATGCTGCCTAGAGGTACCACATCAGATCAACTCCACAGACATCCCCGCTGCCGGCACACTTGACACTTCTCACAATGTAAGATCATTCAGGTCCATTCAATTAATATTCACAGGTGAACATCAAGTGAGCAGAATGCAGAAAGTGCAATGAGCACGGAGCAGCATTAATGACAGTCTGGGTGGACACAGAGGAACAGCCACTGCCGAGCGATGGAACAGCGCTATGAGCGGGGAACAGCATTAATGATGGTCCGGTGGACAGAGGAACAGCCACTGCCAAGCGAAGGAACAGCGATACGAGCAGGGACCAGCATTAATGACGGTCCGGGGGCCACAGAGGAATAGCCACTGCCAAGCGACGGAACAGCGATACGAGCAGGGACCAGCATTAATGACGGTTCGGGGGCCACAGAGGAACAGCCACTGCTAAGCGACGGAACAGCGATACGAGCAGGGACCAGCATTAATGACGGTCCGGGGGCCACAGAGGAACAGCTACTGCCAAGCGCCAGAACAGCGCTATGAGCAGGGAGCAGCATTAAACCAGTTAACCCTGTAAAACAGGCAGAGCCAACAGCATCTGAAAAACAGTGGCACAGAGCTCCGTGCCAGTGTGTTTTCACAGGTTTCCACGAGCCGCCCGGGACACTCACTGTGTGATCGTGTTCTGCACGCTCTTCTCGTTCAGGGTCATTCCGGGGGGAGGATCATTCTGCAGCGCTAACAGCTCCTTCTGCAGCCTTTTctgcaagagaaaaaaaaagtcaggaAAGAAGCCGTTTAGTTCATGTGGGACACGAAGAATTAGCAGAACAGGGGATCGTTCAGTGATCAGGCTGCACCTGTCAGGCCACATTAACTGGAACAGGACCTAAGAAAAACAGGACGCCACTGAAACAGCCGAGTTGGTAAACAAACACTCCTGTACTCCATCGAATTACACATCTTCACCTGCCTAAACTTGATTTAAGGGCACAAGGCTATCGCTAAAATGTACCTTGACCCACAATAACACCCAGATACATTTTACCCCACCCAAGCAAGAAGTGAAACAGCCTAAGACGGAAACTAAAGAGAAATTGCTCACAAATGAAGCAGGACTTTGGTAAATGCCGCCGGGCAGCTTGTAAGAGCTCTTAAACCAATTTGTGACCCATAAAAGAGCAAGACTACAGTTGTGAACCACTGGAAAGAAAAGGTTTTAATTAGAAGCATGAAAATAATCTGTACAAGTGTGAGAAAGCGAACACAGGGGGTCTCTTCTGGAGATCTCGTTTCAACAGAGAATAAAAAAGCAGAAAGGTCACATAGCTATTCATGTCTTCATGCCCTTTTAGCTGGAAATCGCAGACTACACCTCCAAGGTCTGCACCCGACTCCCATTAATCTTATTTAGCACACAGAGAAACTTATTATTAACATCTATAGCAAACCATCAGGGACACAAAACAGGCTTCCCCAGAACGGTATGGTGGAACAGGCGTGACCGTCTGTGATCGTAATGTTATGCCATAAAATCAAATAATTACTAGAGGAAATATTAACATTAAGAAAACCACAGTGCCTGGACACACTGGCTCTGCAAAAACCACAACAGTTTGCACTGCATACAGATGTTAATACAGATGTTAACAGGGCAGTTCCACCTGCGAGGAATCTGTGGGGAGGTGCAGTGGCATCTCAGCActcattttaataataattgcgAGTATTAAAAACGAGTGCAATGACAGCAACCTGAATCAGCTTGAATCATGACCCAGCCCTGCAGctgcacatcacacacacacacacacacacacgagcctCTCCCCTGTCAAGCTGAACCGCGGACACCACCCGCTGCCCAGTGGCCCAGGATCCGTACGGACCCAAACAGACAACCTCCTCCTAAGTGCATGTCATCGCCCCTAAGGAAGGAGAATCGTGTCACGCAAAATGCCACACAGGAAGGTGCCGTTAAGGGTCACGGGGCTTCAACCGTATTTCAGGATGTGAGTAATGAGGCGTCGCCAAATAAAAAGAAGAAATGACCTTAAATGCATGAACAATATCTGCACTGTAGATAGTTCCGATTTCATTTCAACACAACCGATACAGACTAAAGCAGGCGGACTTGTAAAAAGGCAGCAAGCGCAGGTGACCTGGACGGGCTGTTTACACGGCAGACCATTTCTGTCAAGATTGGGTACGTGCGTAGCGATAACAGCCAGCTTTCGAGTGCATCCAAACACAGCGGGACTGGCAAATGGCCTTTCCGTAAGACGCGATTTAATCCCCCCGCCGACCCGGACCGGCCGCCTGTTCCCTCCATCCACCGctcgggagccgcagcaggcgctTGTCCTCCCAGACAACAGCAGAGCAAAGGTGGCTGCACCTCCTTGCAGGACCGGCGGGCTATTCACGGGGTGATCCCGGCTCGGTTCGGTCGGGCACGCCATCGCTCAGCTAAGCCCGTGTTGCCTCCGGCCGATCAGCTGTCCCTCTCCGGATCATCCCCCTCTGTTGGTCGCCTTCCGCGGGACCTCCTCGGCCGCCGGCGTGTACCACCACCCCACAGACGCGGGGGCTTCCCTCCCGCAGTGGGATTCCACAAGCAGGCCCGCAGTGACCAGTCACGGTTGCGTACGGAAAGCATGGCGGAGCGCTTTCGGGTTCGCTTCGACACTCACCTGCATGGACGCCATGATGGAAACCCCCCTGCGGCAGGCTGGCTAGCGGAACGCAGACTGAAGCTGCGTCCTGCGTCACTGTGTCATGTGGTCTTTACGTCACACGTACGGAGGACGACTGGCCCCTAATATTGAAGCAGGAATGACCGTTGTTGTTTACGCTCAATGCGCCCCGTGTGGTGGTCGGAGGTACTGAAGCGCTAGCGCAGTCCGTCGAGAGAAAACTTAACCGATTAATTATCAAGAATGATCATTGTACAGTTTAACTTTTGAGGGGATTCTAAGATTAGAATCTACAGTATGGCAGGTAGTAAGGCAACAGTTACACTATGGAGGGTTCCCTTAATTGATGATTGactgattattaaaaaaaacctcTACGATAGTATAAGAATTCTGAGGGTTTGTATCACATATATTATTTAATGACCTCCTatactgaaaaaaatataaatgcaacatttggttttgctcccattttgcagcagtttgaaaaaaaaaatccaggaaaacaaagagcATGTAATTCAAAATTTGCcaaataagatttttttttgtaaaaggcGCATATCAAGTTGATATCAGCAAGTTGATGAACGTTACACAGATGTTGCTTATTATGGGCATAATGAAAGAAACACAAGTTTTGCAGGACCCTGCCATTGGCATGCTTGGTGCAGTGATATGCATTAGTGATGTTCCCATGAATGAGTCACGAGCATCCATGTCTCTACCATAAGAGGCTTTTGGCAGTGTGTCCAGCTGGTTTCACAATGACAGACCATGTGGCTGTATACTCACCAGACGTGAGAGCATTTTTGGGATGTTCGAGAGCAGTGCATAGGACAGCATGTTCCTACCAATATCAGACATTTTCACAAAAAAGTTGGACTGCGGGACAGCATTCCATAGGTCACAGTCGAACCCTAAGGAGATGTGTCAGACTGCTACCGACAAATGGCGGTCACGACTGAAAATGTGGGAATTCATTTACAAGATCCACCTTGCTTTTCAGGATATTAGAGATAAAGACAGCTTGACGATTTCCTTTCTGAAGCTTGAATTTCCATTTATTAGTTTCTTTCCaataatatatttgaaatgGCTGGATGTTCCTTTTATATttgtgttcagtatatatattacaGACTTAATGAAGTTAAACAGCTGGATAGCTACTTCTGCGCATGACCATGCATAGTCAACTGTCATTCGCGTCATCTCTGAAGATATGTTTCATAAATAGTCAAGCAAATTTCCTTGGAATAAACTGCAGAACTGAAGTCTGCCCATAATTTAAATGAGTTCCACGAAAGTTATACTCgtacttgccaaataaaggctATTAGTTTTATATATTGGTTCATATCCCTGTTATTATTGCACAATTATTCTCTCTTTTTACTGGTTCGTTTTATTTCTCAGTTACCTATTTTCACTCGTTTCTTACCATAAAAGTCATGGAGACAGTCTTTCCCAAAACAAGTTCTCAAAACCATTGTGCAACAGCCACTCATTTAATAGCCAGTTTAATAGTCACTCGTTTAATAGTGGTGTGAGTTAAGATATATAGGATTCATAGGTATTATCTTCAGCATCGGTAAAGGCTTGTTCCAATTCAAACTTATTTTTGTAAACAATTGGGCTGTTTGCACATTTCACACTTATAAAAACAGAATTTGtaagttgtttttttcccccaaatctGACTCATAACGTTTTTCTCTTTATGTTTGCATCTTGAAATGACAAGTTATTGAACATAACAGAGCCCTGAATGTTTAAAACAATTCCTACTCCAGTGCTAACTGAAAGACAACAGAACCAGATTTTCCAGAGAGAAGGAATTGCTGCTTTCAAAACAGCAGTGGTATGTTTGGATGCCAGGCCGCAGTACATCCCACTCCTGAACAGGTCTGACCACTTTCAAAGCACCTTTAAACGTTTAACGTGAACTCACTGGATGCAAAATCCAGGGATCTTTCTGGGAAAGACAAATAGAATGTGTTACACTCAGCAGAGAGTGAATTAAGAGTAAACACAGCTTTCACACATCTCGCCTTGTAAGAGCGGCAGTAAACACATTCAGATTAAATTAGCCGCTCTCGTGTTTCAAAAGGGGTGGAGTAAAAACACACACCGTGTCATTCTGCTAAAAATAACGCCCGGTCACTGTCACTGTGTGTGGCTACCAACTGAAGAAGCCTGCATCAAACACAAACACTATATTTATATCAGTTTCTCAGTGATACCTGTAAGCCCCGATACTCTAACATAGGACCAGGGGTTCAACTGTTACCCCACCCAAGAAAAATAAGCTATACTGAcagaatggatgaatgaatgaagtgaTCTATTGATTAATTTCCAACCTTCCGGCcactatccacccatccatccatccattaccaGATGTCTAATACAGAGGTTTAGTGCAAGTTATTTATACTTCTGAATTTAGATTTCTTTTGCTGCCAAGCAGGAAATGGTCTGAGGATTCACAAGAAGGTCACAGACAAGTCAGTGCATGTAAACAGAATGGCATCCTGACTGCTAATGCGCATGAAGCATTCTGAGTGTTTCATCTCATCCTGATCAATTCTGTTAATAACGGTGATGAATTCAGAAAGTTCTCGATTTCAAACCACTCCCCGTGATACATTCAATGTCTAACGCCTGCTTTTatggtgactgtgactcttgacTTCTGCTGACAAAAGCACAAAGGATAATGctggtaggttttttttttctttaatctaTCCAGGGTCAGCCACCATTTACTTACTTTATAGAGTGAATACTGCAGACAATATACAGACATGAGCAGTCAAAGCAAACCATCTGCTATCATTGTTTAAGTCAGGCATACAGTGTTCAGAGTCTTGGGCCACTTGCTATATTCGGCAAAAATGTTACATATTTATTGGTTTCTCAACAGAAATCCATTGACAAACACttaacatatctgcacatatcCATACCTCGCACATTTTCttgttatatatatttttttgtctcaTTCAGTTTTGTTCTTGTCATTTTCCTAATAATTACAATTGCAGTCATTTGCcgttaaacacaaatgtttggtattatatgttattgcaaaggtgttactaattacaGGCACCCAAGGAGACTGCTGAGTTTAACAACTTTTAATTTAGAACAGCTTTTTAGGCTATATTTTTGGTTTCAATCTATTACTTTTTGAAATTAACGTTGAACTTAAAACTACTGGTTGTTTCTACTGTGATATATATTGCAAACAGATGAATAAAGGgatgatttttgttataaaaccaacAAACTTGCAATATTTTACTGAACTAAGTCCCAAAACTTTGTGAGCACTGTATAAGTCTGTGGACAACTGTCACGAGTACTTATTACAAGGTATGTGAGTATATCAAGTGATTTTCCAACTACTCCTTTCATTGGATTCTTTACCCTTTTCCTTTTAATAAGTACGAAGACAGTTAAACACTTGCAATGTACGATTTGTCTGACGtgtacatcgctttggacaaaagcatttgttaaaagaaaatgcaaaataattctAACAGGCCACCAGATTCTCCTTAGGTAACATTCTTCATATGAATCTGTGCCCTGAAATTGTAATAGGCAGTCAGACGTCAACTTTTTACAATTATCTACAAGATCATTTAATCCAGTTCCGCATGGATTTCTTTTTTGTTCTGATCACGCATATCCTGACTTTGAATATGAAACCTAGCACCAATCTGACGGCATGGGCAGATCTCAGGACAAAACAGCCGGACCCATCCATGCATTTGTTACACGGCAGCCACATCGAGCAATCAGCATCGGGGTTTTTACAACAGAAAGCACAACCCTAAAATCAAACCTTTAAAGGAAAAGCGAAAGCTCTACCAATCATCACGTTTCCAGAAATACCCACCCTTCCTTATTTTCCTAAATATTCTCTCAAACATAATAAAGATAAACGGATGTCCAGCTGCATCTCCAGGAAATTTCTTGCAAATGTTCTGCAGCTATGTGCTCTCGATCCACACTTCGTGTTACATTTTGAATCAAACCCATTGATGTAAAAGGCCAAAAATGAACAATACAACAGTGACAGTACTTGAAGGAGCATGACATCATAGCAGTTTACCAGCGTCCCAGAAAATCCTGCTAAATCTTACGGGGACGAGAAGCCAGAAAAATGAGAGgagaaacagtgtgaagaacatAACCCCACTTTCTGTAAATTGACAGGAGGCAGACTCAGGTCCGAGACACTTGGGAGGGTACAGGAGTTACTAATACTTTAATGGACATCTGCATCAGCCATTTCCTATGGGGTAACAGAAAGCATACCTGCAAGCTGAAGCCCTATGAAACCACAGAAAAGGCAAAAATGCAGTCTCTTTCAACCGATGTATATATACACTATGACACATGCCTCCATGTTTAATTAGATAATGCATATTTATATACAAGACAAAATTAATGTCTGCATTAACAGATGTTCATAACCTTTAGATTATGCATCATTTTAACCGAAGTAAAAAGCTGGTCAAATGGCAGAAGTCATTATTTTACACAACATGACACTGTAAAGTATTTAAAGTATGTAACTCATTCTAAAATGGGTGAAACATCCTGATGTATTCGGTGAATAAATTAGTAAAACAAGGAACATAAAAGCAAAGAAATCAGCTCTTTTCTCTTAACAATCCAAGAAATTTGCAGCCATGAGGAGCTCCAGTGCGATCTCAGGGGCGATGGGGAATTCCGGGATTTCCGTTGAGCTGTTGGTGTATCGGACCTTGTAGGTGAAGTACATGCACACTTTGGAGAGAACATGAGAAGGAATCTCCCTGAAGTTGACTTCGTTGGTTTCATTTTCCGCAAACTGACCTGAAAGGGAAGCAGTCAGCGATACTGAACACAGGGCCTTAGAGCAGGTCCCTCGCACAGGGCGATGTCAGTGCCTCTGTGCCACTACAGGCCCCACATTCTACCACGCCTTTCTGTAGAATCAAAGAAAACGTAGCCTTTAAACTTTACAATCTAATACATTAGTGTCTTCACCATGCCAATATGTCC is a window of Brienomyrus brachyistius isolate T26 chromosome 15, BBRACH_0.4, whole genome shotgun sequence DNA encoding:
- the eloca gene encoding elongin C paralog a, which gives rise to MDGEEKIYGGCEGPDAMYVKLISSDGHEFIVKREHALTSGTIKAMLSGPGQFAENETNEVNFREIPSHVLSKVCMYFTYKVRYTNSSTEIPEFPIAPEIALELLMAANFLDC